A section of the Candidatus Deferrimicrobiaceae bacterium genome encodes:
- a CDS encoding DNA recombination protein RmuC — LARGEADAIARIRQEVSESFLKGLDGISRRIEEKLLEIRGEMARELSETADRNLKGFDQVASHLKDLGYATGQMVLLSRDIGQLNVLLTQPKARGAFGELTLQQMLSDLFGSHTEMFDLQYQMEWGERADAAIFVRPDRSQFVCVDAKFPMANALPLLEGEGGEAERREYEKAFARDVLTQAESIRAKYIRPPATLDFAFLFVPAESVYFLLLRNRALHEQLLRLQVIPTSPNSFFAYLQALAFAFRGFKIEQKTREIQDLLERVGKDFERFADNFRIFGRHLDNAQSKYMESVRDIERFRARIGSLRSGEEKLPEG; from the coding sequence CTGGCGAGGGGGGAGGCGGACGCGATCGCCCGGATCCGCCAGGAAGTGTCGGAGAGCTTCCTCAAGGGGCTGGACGGAATCTCCCGGCGGATCGAGGAGAAGCTCCTCGAGATCCGCGGGGAGATGGCGCGCGAGCTGTCCGAGACCGCGGACCGGAACCTGAAAGGGTTCGACCAGGTGGCGTCGCACCTGAAGGATCTCGGGTATGCGACGGGGCAGATGGTTCTCCTCTCCCGCGACATCGGCCAGCTCAACGTGCTCCTTACCCAGCCGAAGGCGCGGGGCGCCTTCGGGGAGCTCACCCTCCAGCAGATGCTGTCCGACCTGTTCGGTTCCCACACGGAGATGTTCGATCTGCAGTACCAGATGGAGTGGGGAGAGCGGGCCGACGCGGCGATCTTCGTCCGTCCCGACCGGAGCCAGTTCGTCTGCGTCGACGCCAAGTTCCCCATGGCGAACGCCTTGCCCCTCCTGGAGGGGGAAGGGGGCGAGGCGGAGCGCAGGGAGTACGAGAAGGCCTTCGCGCGGGATGTGCTGACCCAGGCGGAGTCGATCCGCGCCAAGTACATCCGTCCCCCCGCAACGCTGGACTTCGCTTTTCTTTTCGTCCCCGCGGAGTCGGTCTATTTCCTCCTTCTCCGCAACCGTGCGCTGCACGAGCAGCTCCTGCGGCTCCAGGTGATCCCGACGTCCCCGAACAGCTTCTTCGCCTATCTGCAGGCGCTCGCGTTCGCGTTCCGCGGATTCAAGATCGAGCAGAAGACCCGGGAAATCCAGGACCTTCTGGAAAGGGTGGGAAAGGATTTCGAGCGGTTCGCCGACAACTTCCGCATTTTCGGACGGCACCTGGACAATGCCCAGTCGAAGTACATGGAGTCGGTAAGGGATATCGAGAGATTCCGGGCGCGGATCGGATCCCTGCGAAGCGGGGAGGAGAAACTCCCCGAAGGGTAA